In one bacterium genomic region, the following are encoded:
- a CDS encoding glycosyltransferase family 2 protein — MTNVSIIIVTWNSEEHIQNCLNSIDKSYEIILVDNDSKDSTLKNVKTKFPYVKIIKNTTNPGLSKATNQGVQIATHDYLLLLNPDVIMKKDTIEKLCSFMDSRKDIAICGPQFFYPNGKLQPSCRELPTFKNLFFEASGLGKCFHGWKMRYFDHKTTREVEQIMASCLLIKKAVFNEVGGMNERYPIFMNDVALCYDVKEKGYKTYFCADINVIHYHGASTRKMGRKKIIEWHWSMYRYLKDHSPNAFLSAVYGTLLLGGAMLRVLFSLLFSWIGVLFSRTKKA, encoded by the coding sequence ATGACAAATGTTTCAATAATAATCGTTACCTGGAATTCTGAGGAGCATATCCAAAATTGCCTGAACTCTATTGATAAATCCTATGAAATAATTCTTGTGGATAACGACTCGAAAGACTCTACATTAAAAAACGTTAAAACAAAATTCCCATACGTTAAAATAATTAAAAACACCACCAATCCCGGATTGTCAAAAGCTACTAACCAGGGGGTACAAATTGCAACTCACGACTACCTGCTCTTATTAAACCCGGATGTTATAATGAAAAAAGATACCATCGAGAAGTTATGCAGTTTTATGGATTCGCGCAAAGATATTGCGATTTGTGGCCCGCAGTTTTTTTATCCAAATGGAAAGCTACAACCTTCCTGCAGGGAACTACCTACATTTAAAAACTTGTTTTTTGAGGCTTCAGGACTTGGCAAATGTTTTCACGGTTGGAAAATGCGGTATTTCGACCATAAGACTACAAGAGAAGTGGAACAAATAATGGCTTCCTGTTTGCTTATAAAAAAGGCTGTCTTCAATGAAGTTGGTGGGATGAATGAAAGATACCCGATATTTATGAACGATGTAGCTTTGTGTTACGACGTAAAAGAAAAAGGATATAAAACGTATTTTTGTGCCGATATCAATGTGATTCATTATCACGGTGCATCTACCCGAAAAATGGGACGCAAGAAAATAATCGAATGGCACTGGAGTATGTATCGCTACTTAAAAGACCATTCTCCCAATGCTTTTTTATCGGCAGTATACGGAACGTTGTTGCTTGGCGGAGCTATGTTGCGGGTATTATTTAGTTTGCTTTTTTCGTGGATAGGAGTTCTTTTCTCACGGACAAAAAAAGCTTAA
- a CDS encoding SGNH/GDSL hydrolase family protein encodes MKPKFLLYELIIITTALVLACLIGEGITRKFFPFPQTPPIREFDSNLGIERLRKNIDGFFKLDNAYLSSFHINSQRMRENKEYNYTKDKQSFRILGLGDSFTFGLWVNSEDTYLKAMERMLNSNIKPKKFEVINAGVPQYGTVEELIFLENEGKKFNPDLIIVGFYVNDVEENARNSNFTLKDGVLTKTKQVLYEHSSHNKIKEFSQNIPVYCFLSQHSQMFNRMRIQIGELLYYRKLYSDLTKNQNIPQDMQREEYNWELTRAILLKMGDVAQSINAKLLIVIIPPYETLSTIKLDADNHTPAYVRLMPIISKDVYILDLPPGLFVKSKDRLYYKNDFHWTGEGHRIGAEGIFDYLLVHKELLSL; translated from the coding sequence ATGAAGCCCAAATTTCTCTTATATGAATTGATAATTATAACTACTGCTCTTGTTCTCGCTTGTCTTATCGGAGAAGGTATTACAAGAAAGTTCTTCCCGTTTCCCCAGACCCCGCCCATTCGCGAATTTGATTCAAATTTAGGCATAGAAAGATTGAGAAAAAATATAGACGGGTTTTTCAAGCTGGATAATGCTTATTTAAGTTCTTTTCATATAAATTCACAGCGAATGAGGGAAAACAAGGAATACAACTACACAAAAGACAAACAAAGTTTTCGCATACTGGGACTTGGAGATTCCTTTACTTTCGGTTTATGGGTAAACTCCGAAGACACATACTTGAAAGCGATGGAAAGGATGCTTAACTCAAATATAAAACCAAAAAAATTTGAAGTAATAAATGCGGGAGTTCCGCAGTATGGCACCGTGGAAGAATTGATATTCCTTGAAAATGAAGGTAAAAAGTTTAATCCCGACCTTATAATCGTGGGGTTTTACGTCAACGACGTAGAAGAAAATGCTCGCAATTCAAATTTTACGTTAAAAGATGGCGTATTAACAAAAACCAAACAAGTTCTGTACGAACATTCTTCTCATAATAAGATTAAGGAGTTTTCGCAAAACATTCCTGTTTATTGCTTCTTATCCCAGCATTCACAGATGTTTAATAGGATGCGAATACAAATCGGTGAGTTGTTATATTATCGCAAATTATATTCTGACCTTACAAAAAATCAAAATATCCCGCAAGATATGCAAAGGGAAGAATACAACTGGGAACTTACAAGGGCAATATTGCTTAAGATGGGAGACGTTGCCCAAAGCATAAATGCAAAACTGTTAATTGTTATTATTCCCCCTTACGAAACCCTGTCCACAATAAAATTGGATGCGGATAACCACACTCCGGCATACGTACGTTTAATGCCGATTATTTCAAAAGATGTTTATATTCTTGACCTTCCTCCGGGATTATTTGTCAAATCCAAAGACCGATTATACTATAAAAACGACTTTCATTGGACTGGAGAAGGACATAGAATCGGAGCAGAAGGTATTTTTGACTACCTACTAGTACATAAAGAACTTCTTTCGCTTTAA
- a CDS encoding isoaspartyl peptidase/L-asparaginase, whose translation MKFIVHGGAGNITDFAIRVPGLVKACKIGYEILKSGGKALDAVQASVVEFENNPYFNAGTGCVLNIEGEAELDASIMTDDMKAGAVAGIKRVKNPILIARKVMEETDHILLVGEGAERFARIMGFPKYNPVTAKSKERLEKDIKKLKMGKNTTERYFPKIKKLIDEYGTVGACAMDKFGNLAAATSTGGVIMDLPGRVGDTPIIGAGTYACKTGAVSCTGWGECLIKLGTAKFVCDSMKTMSPQAAVNKAIKLIGDMKGDAGIIALDKKGRIGFGFNTPKMLWAYVDENGKIQHCK comes from the coding sequence ATGAAATTTATCGTTCACGGCGGCGCAGGGAACATAACGGATTTTGCCATAAGGGTTCCCGGGCTTGTCAAAGCCTGCAAAATAGGCTACGAAATCTTAAAATCCGGCGGTAAAGCCCTTGATGCGGTTCAGGCATCCGTAGTTGAATTCGAAAATAATCCGTACTTTAACGCGGGAACGGGTTGCGTCCTGAACATAGAAGGCGAAGCGGAACTTGATGCTTCAATTATGACGGATGATATGAAAGCAGGCGCCGTGGCAGGAATAAAAAGAGTCAAAAATCCTATTCTTATAGCAAGAAAAGTAATGGAAGAAACCGACCATATACTTCTGGTAGGCGAAGGCGCGGAACGGTTTGCAAGAATTATGGGATTCCCGAAATATAATCCCGTAACCGCAAAAAGCAAAGAACGACTCGAAAAAGACATCAAGAAATTAAAAATGGGCAAAAACACGACGGAACGATATTTCCCGAAAATAAAAAAATTGATTGACGAATACGGAACGGTCGGCGCTTGCGCAATGGATAAGTTCGGAAACCTTGCCGCAGCAACATCCACGGGAGGCGTGATTATGGATTTGCCGGGCAGAGTCGGGGATACGCCGATTATCGGCGCGGGCACTTATGCCTGTAAAACCGGAGCGGTAAGCTGCACCGGATGGGGCGAATGCCTTATAAAACTCGGAACCGCAAAATTCGTATGCGATTCGATGAAAACTATGTCCCCTCAAGCCGCCGTAAATAAGGCTATTAAACTTATCGGCGATATGAAGGGCGATGCCGGAATAATTGCTCTGGACAAAAAAGGCAGGATAGGATTCGGGTTCAATACTCCTAAAATGCTGTGGGCGTATGTTGATGAAAACGGGAAAATTCAACACTGTAAATAA
- a CDS encoding archease: MKYKLLDDLTSDVMFEAYGKTFEELLENSAMAMFSVICRVEKIKPTTTIKIELSSESKEKLLYDWLSALLTRSDIHGLFLSRFKINKISGLCLSAEASGEKMSQGKGETLVKGIPYYGFKIHETDKGFSARVTLDI; encoded by the coding sequence ATGAAATACAAATTACTGGACGATTTGACTTCTGACGTTATGTTTGAGGCTTACGGCAAGACATTTGAGGAGTTGCTCGAGAATTCTGCAATGGCAATGTTTTCGGTTATATGCCGGGTTGAAAAAATAAAACCAACGACTACTATTAAAATTGAACTGTCCTCGGAATCTAAAGAAAAATTACTATATGATTGGCTTTCTGCGTTATTAACTCGAAGCGATATTCACGGATTGTTTTTATCCCGATTTAAGATAAATAAAATTTCCGGATTATGTTTATCTGCTGAGGCAAGCGGAGAAAAAATGAGTCAGGGAAAAGGCGAAACTCTTGTAAAAGGAATACCGTATTATGGTTTTAAGATACACGAAACTGATAAAGGTTTTTCGGCAAGAGTAACCCTGGACATATAG
- a CDS encoding RtcB family protein: MRDKLQKLSDYKWLIPKNVRPGMNVDAVIYANKEILDTLENTAIEQLTNVACLPGIIEPVIGMPDMHWGYGLPMGAVGAFDREKGVISAGCTGFDINCGVRMLRTNLSFDEIKEHLSKLIDTLFKNIPCGVGSEGRLNLNSRELDDVLTNGAEWAIKKGYGTNRDLECIEEYGSIKDGDSSKVFKEALNRGAPQLGTLGGGNHFLEVQAVDEIYEPEIAKVFGINFKGQITIMVHCGSRGLGHQVATDYLKLHEKAASKYKISLPDPQLVCAPANSPEGQDYFSAMKCAANYAFCNRQIIAHWIRESFEQTMGRNWEQFEMHSVYDVCHNICKLERHDVKGKLREVYVHRKGATSAFPAGHISVSPLYRSVGQPVLIAGSMGTASYVLVGTDTAEEAFASSCHGAGRAMSRNKALKEYRGEQIKKELQANGKYVRATSPKTLAEEAPDAYKDVDEVVDSVHCAGISKKIARVIPLAIAKG, encoded by the coding sequence ATGCGAGACAAATTACAGAAATTATCGGATTATAAGTGGCTTATTCCAAAGAATGTGCGCCCGGGAATGAATGTAGATGCAGTTATTTATGCGAATAAAGAAATACTGGATACATTAGAAAACACGGCAATCGAACAATTAACCAACGTAGCGTGTTTGCCGGGAATAATCGAACCGGTTATCGGGATGCCGGATATGCACTGGGGGTATGGTTTGCCGATGGGCGCGGTTGGCGCTTTTGACAGGGAAAAAGGAGTCATATCTGCCGGGTGTACCGGATTTGACATTAACTGCGGAGTAAGAATGCTGCGAACTAATTTAAGTTTTGATGAAATAAAAGAACATTTAAGCAAACTCATAGATACCTTATTCAAAAATATACCCTGCGGCGTGGGCTCGGAAGGCAGGTTAAACCTTAATTCGAGAGAACTTGACGATGTTCTTACTAACGGAGCGGAATGGGCAATAAAAAAAGGATACGGGACAAACAGGGATTTAGAATGCATTGAAGAATACGGAAGCATAAAAGACGGCGATTCATCAAAAGTTTTTAAAGAGGCCTTAAACAGGGGTGCGCCTCAACTAGGAACGCTTGGAGGAGGAAACCATTTTCTTGAAGTACAGGCAGTAGACGAAATTTATGAGCCGGAAATTGCAAAGGTTTTCGGCATTAATTTCAAGGGACAGATAACCATAATGGTGCATTGCGGGTCAAGAGGATTGGGACATCAGGTAGCAACGGATTACTTAAAACTCCACGAAAAAGCTGCCTCAAAATACAAAATCAGCTTGCCTGACCCTCAACTTGTATGCGCTCCAGCCAACTCTCCGGAAGGGCAGGATTATTTTTCCGCAATGAAATGCGCAGCCAATTACGCATTTTGCAACCGCCAGATTATTGCCCACTGGATAAGAGAAAGTTTTGAACAGACAATGGGCAGAAACTGGGAACAGTTTGAAATGCACAGCGTTTATGATGTGTGCCATAATATCTGTAAACTCGAAAGACACGATGTTAAAGGTAAACTCCGGGAAGTTTACGTTCACCGTAAAGGAGCAACTTCTGCATTTCCTGCCGGACATATATCCGTCTCTCCCTTATACCGCAGTGTGGGACAACCCGTATTAATTGCAGGTTCTATGGGAACGGCATCTTATGTGCTTGTCGGTACAGACACTGCAGAGGAAGCTTTTGCTTCAAGTTGTCACGGCGCAGGAAGAGCTATGAGCAGAAATAAGGCTCTTAAAGAATACAGGGGAGAACAAATAAAAAAAGAACTTCAGGCCAACGGAAAATACGTCCGGGCTACAAGCCCAAAAACCCTTGCCGAAGAGGCGCCGGATGCATATAAAGACGTAGATGAAGTAGTAGATTCCGTTCATTGCGCGGGGATATCTAAGAAGATTGCAAGAGTGATTCCCCTGGCTATTGCAAAGGGATAA